The Helianthus annuus cultivar XRQ/B chromosome 16, HanXRQr2.0-SUNRISE, whole genome shotgun sequence genome includes a window with the following:
- the LOC110918340 gene encoding uncharacterized protein LOC110918340 isoform X1, translated as MLFFVDMHGLCSHTGQIVAWVFGQLACDLSRVSSWILVQLIGVAEDDDDFEPPIQSIMTKQPQKLKVNKKHTKLSLQDDDDDFEVPIRDLIVKRGENTRKRPNTTTNQDGDDFEPVKKKQSKNEKQMDPIEGKRKITDAEPIRTEPRPYYDYHHDVISLRCSPSGFMDTVKHFTEAQVADVKSIGFGEVLNIKLYHISTRLGYWLVRNYDEQYSTLNIGNHKIEITRDSVHDVFGIPKGNVIVREKNKPRKGAIVEKNTATQGAETTIDEFKNQWPDTNKITHTLLARTMSKQTTGGRLFKLNFLAYWNTLFVEITKSTTVKQSFLLAIDKEEDIPNLDWCSFVLESLKRTRQGWKKLDSQYNGPVAFLTLLYSHYFNERHKIFDEAVKMPVIQYVTSGMIDDVEEYLYNNGPLNVEDCDEVEKDEGANDNRQDQQHVTASRINGNDHQNQESTAAPFKIVKQNTSTLYTDLFADNIPIHEAAAVQENLTEFNTLDQRMEDTDEYIIPPVDTTHVYNRRNLAGNLDGEDPIDEGDIPSNTDWFDGWNPNEHISALNLDEMDIGTQTQKEIDYCSTPVQLTGVIYDHAAWEASKKSKKVLLKTMDNNIKKYISLVSDMNNLVKGVKEKFFWDVEIMERCKKWNDAVKNTVSIPDDVSSAGDEVVQNKVGQGGETNQELEGDGDARLEHENTGKDKGCDDVHNTPFDDGGISDSCLAALQTIEPGVYRQATEVAQADVVNNMDQHVNLAECSQQQAHKQNTITDAYDKEKPPTTSADEPDEVTEAEMQSVETLLKLAPILQTSSASNQKTPVSANTNKTDDERHTHLVRTRINMIREKNEKRMAELGDAYRSPYCNRVTDLYEPLLGRDQTIICYLLAPVGDIGTLIYKSDSGVETLKIIFETFHPSQYISYGGMDAFVDVLNFEEKKRDKKSSPYRLFLPTTILQDEMFEPKITDSDRLKVFGPSVDDILSESSNTIPKRQNWTKRVDNKVGKGKNNSKGNGLENSSKRL; from the exons ATGCTTTTCTTTGTTGACATGCATGGGTTGTGTAGCCATACGGGTCAGATCGTTGCTTGGGTTTTTGGTCAGCTTGCATGTGACCTTTCCCGGGTCAGCTCTTGGATTTTGGTTCAGCTTATAG GGGTtgctgaagatgatgatgattttgagcCCCCGATTCAGTCGATAATGACAAAGCAACCTCAGAAATTAAAGGTTAATAAAAAGCATACAAAATTAAGTctacaagatgatgatgatgactttgaagtACCTATTAGAGACTTGATAGTCAAAAGGGGTGAAAACACAAGAAAAAGGCCAAATACTACAACTAACCAAGATGGTGATGACTTTGAGCCAGTAAAAAAGAAACAATCGAAAAACGAAAAGCAGATGGATCCTATCGAGGGGAAACGGAAGATTACCGATGCAGAACCTATTAGGACAGAACCAAGACCGTACTATGATTATCATCATGATGTAATAAGCCTACGGTGCAGTCCTTCAGGTTTTATGGATACAGTTAAGCACTTTACTGAAGCGCAGGTGGCGGATGTGAAGAGCATTGGATTTGGTGAGGTCCTTAATATAAAGCTTTATCATATAAGCACACGTTTAGGGTATTGGCTCGTACGAAACTATGACGAGCAATACAGCACACTAAACATAGGAAATCACAAGATAGAAATCACCCGAGATTCAGTACATGACGTGTTTGGTATTCCAAAGGGTAATGTTATTGTACGAGAAAAAAATAAGCCTAGGAAAGGAGCAATAGTGGAGAAAAATACGGCTACTCAAGGCGCAGAAACAACCATAGATGAGTTCAAAAACCAGTGGCCAGACACAAACAAAATTACTCATACTTTACTTGCAAGAACTATGTCAAAGCAAACCACTGGCGGACGATTATTCAAGCTAAATTTCCTAGCCTACTGGAACACTTTGTTTGTAGAGATAACAAAGTCAACAACTGTTAAACAAAGTTTTCTACTTGCAATTGACAAAGAGGAAGACATTCCAAATCTGGATTGGTGCTCCTTCGTTTTAGAATCGCTGAAACGAACAAGACAAGGTTGGAAAAAGTTAGACTCACAATACAATGGCCCGGTTGCATTCCTAACG CTTCTATACAGCCATTATTTCAACGAAAGACacaaaattttcgatgaagctgtCAAAATGCCTGTCATACAGTATGTAACCTCTGGTATGATCGACGACGTGGAAGAATATTTATACAACAACGGGCCGCTAAatgttgaagattgtgatgaagtGGAGAAAGACGAAGGAGCAAATGATAATCGCCAGGATCAACAACATGTTACTGCCTCACGCATCAACGGCAATGATCATCAAAATCAAGAGTCTACGGCCGCACCATTCAAAATCGTAAAACAGAACACTTCGACGCTGTACACTGACCTTTTCGCTGACAACATCCCGATACACGAGGCAGCTGCGGTACAAGAAAACCTCACCGAATTCAATACATTAGATCAACGTATGGAAGATACGGATGAGTACATAATACCACCAGTGGATACGACACATGTCTACAACAGAAGAAACCTGGCTGGAAACCTGGATGGGGAAGATCCGATTGACGAAGGTGACATACCATCAAATACGGATTGGTTTGATGGGTGGAATCCGAATGAACATATTTCAGCTTTGAATTTAGATGAAATGGACATAGGGACACAAACGCAAAAAGAGATTGACTACTGCAGCACTCCGGTTCAACTAACCGGGGTGATCTATGATCATGCTGCGTGGGAAGCCTCGAAAAAAAGTAAAAAG GTGTTGTTGAAAACAATGGACAATAATATAAAGAAATACATTTCTCTGGTTTCGGATATGAATAATCTCGTTAAGGGGGTAAAGGAGAAGTTTTTCTGGGATGTTGAAATTATGGAAAGGTGTAAAAAATGGAATGATGCGGTTAAAAATACAGTTTCGATACCTGATGACGTAAGCTCTGCTGGTGATGAGGTGGTTCAAAACAAAGTTGGACAGGGTGGCGAAACAAATCAAGAGTTAGAGGGCGATGGAGACGCAAGGTTGGAACATGAAAACACAGGGAAAGATAAAG GATGTGATGATGTTCATAATACCCCATTTGATGATGGTGGTATTTCGGACTCATGCCTGGCTGCCTTACAAACCATCGAACCAGGCGTATACAGACAGGCTACAGAAG TGGCACAAGCAGATGTGGTAAACAACATGGACCAACATGTAAATTTGGCAGAGTGCAGTCAGCAACAAGCACATAAACAGAATACAATAACCGACGCCTATGATAAAGAAAAGCCTCCGACAACATCAGCTGATGAACCTGATGAAGTGACCGAAGCAGAAATGCAGTCGGTTGAGACACTTTTAAAATTGGCTCCAATCCTACAAACATCAAGTGCAAGTAATCAAAAGACTCCTGTGTCAGCGAACACAAATAAAACGGATGACGAGAGGCATACACACCTAGTGAGAACGCGTATCAACATGATCAGGGAAAAGAACGAAAAGCGGATGGCAGAACTAGGTGACGCATACAGATCACCTTACTGCAACAGGGTAACCGACTTATATGAGCCACTTTTGGGACGTGACCAAACAATCATCTGTTATCTCTTAGCTCCGGTGGGAGATATTGG GACATTGATATACAAGTCTGACAGTGGAGTCGAAACGctaaaaatcatatttgaaaCCTTCCACCCATCGCAATACATATCATATGGTGGAATGGACGCATTTGTAGATGTTTTAAACTTTGAAGAGAAAAAAAGGGACAAAAAATCTTCACCCTACAGGCTGTTCTTGCCAACTACAATATTG CAAGACGAAATGTTTGAGCCAAAAATCACAGATAGTGATCGATTGAAAGTATTCGGACCAAGCGTAGACGATATATTGT CGGAGAGTTCTAATACTATACCTAAAAGGCAAAATTGGACAAAAAGAGTGGATAACAAAGTTGGAAAAGGCAAAAATAATTCGAAAGGAAATGGATTGGAGAACTCTTCAAAACGGTTGTGA
- the LOC110918340 gene encoding uncharacterized protein LOC110918340 isoform X2, whose amino-acid sequence MTNTALREAKRERRSKKRNDPVKPVHISGITTGVAEDDDDFEPPIQSIMTKQPQKLKVNKKHTKLSLQDDDDDFEVPIRDLIVKRGENTRKRPNTTTNQDGDDFEPVKKKQSKNEKQMDPIEGKRKITDAEPIRTEPRPYYDYHHDVISLRCSPSGFMDTVKHFTEAQVADVKSIGFGEVLNIKLYHISTRLGYWLVRNYDEQYSTLNIGNHKIEITRDSVHDVFGIPKGNVIVREKNKPRKGAIVEKNTATQGAETTIDEFKNQWPDTNKITHTLLARTMSKQTTGGRLFKLNFLAYWNTLFVEITKSTTVKQSFLLAIDKEEDIPNLDWCSFVLESLKRTRQGWKKLDSQYNGPVAFLTLLYSHYFNERHKIFDEAVKMPVIQYVTSGMIDDVEEYLYNNGPLNVEDCDEVEKDEGANDNRQDQQHVTASRINGNDHQNQESTAAPFKIVKQNTSTLYTDLFADNIPIHEAAAVQENLTEFNTLDQRMEDTDEYIIPPVDTTHVYNRRNLAGNLDGEDPIDEGDIPSNTDWFDGWNPNEHISALNLDEMDIGTQTQKEIDYCSTPVQLTGVIYDHAAWEASKKSKKVLLKTMDNNIKKYISLVSDMNNLVKGVKEKFFWDVEIMERCKKWNDAVKNTVSIPDDVSSAGDEVVQNKVGQGGETNQELEGDGDARLEHENTGKDKGCDDVHNTPFDDGGISDSCLAALQTIEPGVYRQATEVAQADVVNNMDQHVNLAECSQQQAHKQNTITDAYDKEKPPTTSADEPDEVTEAEMQSVETLLKLAPILQTSSASNQKTPVSANTNKTDDERHTHLVRTRINMIREKNEKRMAELGDAYRSPYCNRVTDLYEPLLGRDQTIICYLLAPVGDIGTLIYKSDSGVETLKIIFETFHPSQYISYGGMDAFVDVLNFEEKKRDKKSSPYRLFLPTTILQDEMFEPKITDSDRLKVFGPSVDDILSESSNTIPKRQNWTKRVDNKVGKGKNNSKGNGLENSSKRL is encoded by the exons ATGACGAATACGGCATTAAGAG AAGCTAAAAGAGAAAGACGGAGCAAGAAAAGAAATGATCCGGTGAAGCCGGTGCACATTAGCGGCATAACTACAG GGGTtgctgaagatgatgatgattttgagcCCCCGATTCAGTCGATAATGACAAAGCAACCTCAGAAATTAAAGGTTAATAAAAAGCATACAAAATTAAGTctacaagatgatgatgatgactttgaagtACCTATTAGAGACTTGATAGTCAAAAGGGGTGAAAACACAAGAAAAAGGCCAAATACTACAACTAACCAAGATGGTGATGACTTTGAGCCAGTAAAAAAGAAACAATCGAAAAACGAAAAGCAGATGGATCCTATCGAGGGGAAACGGAAGATTACCGATGCAGAACCTATTAGGACAGAACCAAGACCGTACTATGATTATCATCATGATGTAATAAGCCTACGGTGCAGTCCTTCAGGTTTTATGGATACAGTTAAGCACTTTACTGAAGCGCAGGTGGCGGATGTGAAGAGCATTGGATTTGGTGAGGTCCTTAATATAAAGCTTTATCATATAAGCACACGTTTAGGGTATTGGCTCGTACGAAACTATGACGAGCAATACAGCACACTAAACATAGGAAATCACAAGATAGAAATCACCCGAGATTCAGTACATGACGTGTTTGGTATTCCAAAGGGTAATGTTATTGTACGAGAAAAAAATAAGCCTAGGAAAGGAGCAATAGTGGAGAAAAATACGGCTACTCAAGGCGCAGAAACAACCATAGATGAGTTCAAAAACCAGTGGCCAGACACAAACAAAATTACTCATACTTTACTTGCAAGAACTATGTCAAAGCAAACCACTGGCGGACGATTATTCAAGCTAAATTTCCTAGCCTACTGGAACACTTTGTTTGTAGAGATAACAAAGTCAACAACTGTTAAACAAAGTTTTCTACTTGCAATTGACAAAGAGGAAGACATTCCAAATCTGGATTGGTGCTCCTTCGTTTTAGAATCGCTGAAACGAACAAGACAAGGTTGGAAAAAGTTAGACTCACAATACAATGGCCCGGTTGCATTCCTAACG CTTCTATACAGCCATTATTTCAACGAAAGACacaaaattttcgatgaagctgtCAAAATGCCTGTCATACAGTATGTAACCTCTGGTATGATCGACGACGTGGAAGAATATTTATACAACAACGGGCCGCTAAatgttgaagattgtgatgaagtGGAGAAAGACGAAGGAGCAAATGATAATCGCCAGGATCAACAACATGTTACTGCCTCACGCATCAACGGCAATGATCATCAAAATCAAGAGTCTACGGCCGCACCATTCAAAATCGTAAAACAGAACACTTCGACGCTGTACACTGACCTTTTCGCTGACAACATCCCGATACACGAGGCAGCTGCGGTACAAGAAAACCTCACCGAATTCAATACATTAGATCAACGTATGGAAGATACGGATGAGTACATAATACCACCAGTGGATACGACACATGTCTACAACAGAAGAAACCTGGCTGGAAACCTGGATGGGGAAGATCCGATTGACGAAGGTGACATACCATCAAATACGGATTGGTTTGATGGGTGGAATCCGAATGAACATATTTCAGCTTTGAATTTAGATGAAATGGACATAGGGACACAAACGCAAAAAGAGATTGACTACTGCAGCACTCCGGTTCAACTAACCGGGGTGATCTATGATCATGCTGCGTGGGAAGCCTCGAAAAAAAGTAAAAAG GTGTTGTTGAAAACAATGGACAATAATATAAAGAAATACATTTCTCTGGTTTCGGATATGAATAATCTCGTTAAGGGGGTAAAGGAGAAGTTTTTCTGGGATGTTGAAATTATGGAAAGGTGTAAAAAATGGAATGATGCGGTTAAAAATACAGTTTCGATACCTGATGACGTAAGCTCTGCTGGTGATGAGGTGGTTCAAAACAAAGTTGGACAGGGTGGCGAAACAAATCAAGAGTTAGAGGGCGATGGAGACGCAAGGTTGGAACATGAAAACACAGGGAAAGATAAAG GATGTGATGATGTTCATAATACCCCATTTGATGATGGTGGTATTTCGGACTCATGCCTGGCTGCCTTACAAACCATCGAACCAGGCGTATACAGACAGGCTACAGAAG TGGCACAAGCAGATGTGGTAAACAACATGGACCAACATGTAAATTTGGCAGAGTGCAGTCAGCAACAAGCACATAAACAGAATACAATAACCGACGCCTATGATAAAGAAAAGCCTCCGACAACATCAGCTGATGAACCTGATGAAGTGACCGAAGCAGAAATGCAGTCGGTTGAGACACTTTTAAAATTGGCTCCAATCCTACAAACATCAAGTGCAAGTAATCAAAAGACTCCTGTGTCAGCGAACACAAATAAAACGGATGACGAGAGGCATACACACCTAGTGAGAACGCGTATCAACATGATCAGGGAAAAGAACGAAAAGCGGATGGCAGAACTAGGTGACGCATACAGATCACCTTACTGCAACAGGGTAACCGACTTATATGAGCCACTTTTGGGACGTGACCAAACAATCATCTGTTATCTCTTAGCTCCGGTGGGAGATATTGG GACATTGATATACAAGTCTGACAGTGGAGTCGAAACGctaaaaatcatatttgaaaCCTTCCACCCATCGCAATACATATCATATGGTGGAATGGACGCATTTGTAGATGTTTTAAACTTTGAAGAGAAAAAAAGGGACAAAAAATCTTCACCCTACAGGCTGTTCTTGCCAACTACAATATTG CAAGACGAAATGTTTGAGCCAAAAATCACAGATAGTGATCGATTGAAAGTATTCGGACCAAGCGTAGACGATATATTGT CGGAGAGTTCTAATACTATACCTAAAAGGCAAAATTGGACAAAAAGAGTGGATAACAAAGTTGGAAAAGGCAAAAATAATTCGAAAGGAAATGGATTGGAGAACTCTTCAAAACGGTTGTGA
- the LOC110918340 gene encoding uncharacterized protein LOC110918340 isoform X3 yields the protein MTNTALRAKRERRSKKRNDPVKPVHISGITTGVAEDDDDFEPPIQSIMTKQPQKLKVNKKHTKLSLQDDDDDFEVPIRDLIVKRGENTRKRPNTTTNQDGDDFEPVKKKQSKNEKQMDPIEGKRKITDAEPIRTEPRPYYDYHHDVISLRCSPSGFMDTVKHFTEAQVADVKSIGFGEVLNIKLYHISTRLGYWLVRNYDEQYSTLNIGNHKIEITRDSVHDVFGIPKGNVIVREKNKPRKGAIVEKNTATQGAETTIDEFKNQWPDTNKITHTLLARTMSKQTTGGRLFKLNFLAYWNTLFVEITKSTTVKQSFLLAIDKEEDIPNLDWCSFVLESLKRTRQGWKKLDSQYNGPVAFLTLLYSHYFNERHKIFDEAVKMPVIQYVTSGMIDDVEEYLYNNGPLNVEDCDEVEKDEGANDNRQDQQHVTASRINGNDHQNQESTAAPFKIVKQNTSTLYTDLFADNIPIHEAAAVQENLTEFNTLDQRMEDTDEYIIPPVDTTHVYNRRNLAGNLDGEDPIDEGDIPSNTDWFDGWNPNEHISALNLDEMDIGTQTQKEIDYCSTPVQLTGVIYDHAAWEASKKSKKVLLKTMDNNIKKYISLVSDMNNLVKGVKEKFFWDVEIMERCKKWNDAVKNTVSIPDDVSSAGDEVVQNKVGQGGETNQELEGDGDARLEHENTGKDKGCDDVHNTPFDDGGISDSCLAALQTIEPGVYRQATEVAQADVVNNMDQHVNLAECSQQQAHKQNTITDAYDKEKPPTTSADEPDEVTEAEMQSVETLLKLAPILQTSSASNQKTPVSANTNKTDDERHTHLVRTRINMIREKNEKRMAELGDAYRSPYCNRVTDLYEPLLGRDQTIICYLLAPVGDIGTLIYKSDSGVETLKIIFETFHPSQYISYGGMDAFVDVLNFEEKKRDKKSSPYRLFLPTTILQDEMFEPKITDSDRLKVFGPSVDDILSESSNTIPKRQNWTKRVDNKVGKGKNNSKGNGLENSSKRL from the exons ATGACGAATACGGCATTAAGAG CTAAAAGAGAAAGACGGAGCAAGAAAAGAAATGATCCGGTGAAGCCGGTGCACATTAGCGGCATAACTACAG GGGTtgctgaagatgatgatgattttgagcCCCCGATTCAGTCGATAATGACAAAGCAACCTCAGAAATTAAAGGTTAATAAAAAGCATACAAAATTAAGTctacaagatgatgatgatgactttgaagtACCTATTAGAGACTTGATAGTCAAAAGGGGTGAAAACACAAGAAAAAGGCCAAATACTACAACTAACCAAGATGGTGATGACTTTGAGCCAGTAAAAAAGAAACAATCGAAAAACGAAAAGCAGATGGATCCTATCGAGGGGAAACGGAAGATTACCGATGCAGAACCTATTAGGACAGAACCAAGACCGTACTATGATTATCATCATGATGTAATAAGCCTACGGTGCAGTCCTTCAGGTTTTATGGATACAGTTAAGCACTTTACTGAAGCGCAGGTGGCGGATGTGAAGAGCATTGGATTTGGTGAGGTCCTTAATATAAAGCTTTATCATATAAGCACACGTTTAGGGTATTGGCTCGTACGAAACTATGACGAGCAATACAGCACACTAAACATAGGAAATCACAAGATAGAAATCACCCGAGATTCAGTACATGACGTGTTTGGTATTCCAAAGGGTAATGTTATTGTACGAGAAAAAAATAAGCCTAGGAAAGGAGCAATAGTGGAGAAAAATACGGCTACTCAAGGCGCAGAAACAACCATAGATGAGTTCAAAAACCAGTGGCCAGACACAAACAAAATTACTCATACTTTACTTGCAAGAACTATGTCAAAGCAAACCACTGGCGGACGATTATTCAAGCTAAATTTCCTAGCCTACTGGAACACTTTGTTTGTAGAGATAACAAAGTCAACAACTGTTAAACAAAGTTTTCTACTTGCAATTGACAAAGAGGAAGACATTCCAAATCTGGATTGGTGCTCCTTCGTTTTAGAATCGCTGAAACGAACAAGACAAGGTTGGAAAAAGTTAGACTCACAATACAATGGCCCGGTTGCATTCCTAACG CTTCTATACAGCCATTATTTCAACGAAAGACacaaaattttcgatgaagctgtCAAAATGCCTGTCATACAGTATGTAACCTCTGGTATGATCGACGACGTGGAAGAATATTTATACAACAACGGGCCGCTAAatgttgaagattgtgatgaagtGGAGAAAGACGAAGGAGCAAATGATAATCGCCAGGATCAACAACATGTTACTGCCTCACGCATCAACGGCAATGATCATCAAAATCAAGAGTCTACGGCCGCACCATTCAAAATCGTAAAACAGAACACTTCGACGCTGTACACTGACCTTTTCGCTGACAACATCCCGATACACGAGGCAGCTGCGGTACAAGAAAACCTCACCGAATTCAATACATTAGATCAACGTATGGAAGATACGGATGAGTACATAATACCACCAGTGGATACGACACATGTCTACAACAGAAGAAACCTGGCTGGAAACCTGGATGGGGAAGATCCGATTGACGAAGGTGACATACCATCAAATACGGATTGGTTTGATGGGTGGAATCCGAATGAACATATTTCAGCTTTGAATTTAGATGAAATGGACATAGGGACACAAACGCAAAAAGAGATTGACTACTGCAGCACTCCGGTTCAACTAACCGGGGTGATCTATGATCATGCTGCGTGGGAAGCCTCGAAAAAAAGTAAAAAG GTGTTGTTGAAAACAATGGACAATAATATAAAGAAATACATTTCTCTGGTTTCGGATATGAATAATCTCGTTAAGGGGGTAAAGGAGAAGTTTTTCTGGGATGTTGAAATTATGGAAAGGTGTAAAAAATGGAATGATGCGGTTAAAAATACAGTTTCGATACCTGATGACGTAAGCTCTGCTGGTGATGAGGTGGTTCAAAACAAAGTTGGACAGGGTGGCGAAACAAATCAAGAGTTAGAGGGCGATGGAGACGCAAGGTTGGAACATGAAAACACAGGGAAAGATAAAG GATGTGATGATGTTCATAATACCCCATTTGATGATGGTGGTATTTCGGACTCATGCCTGGCTGCCTTACAAACCATCGAACCAGGCGTATACAGACAGGCTACAGAAG TGGCACAAGCAGATGTGGTAAACAACATGGACCAACATGTAAATTTGGCAGAGTGCAGTCAGCAACAAGCACATAAACAGAATACAATAACCGACGCCTATGATAAAGAAAAGCCTCCGACAACATCAGCTGATGAACCTGATGAAGTGACCGAAGCAGAAATGCAGTCGGTTGAGACACTTTTAAAATTGGCTCCAATCCTACAAACATCAAGTGCAAGTAATCAAAAGACTCCTGTGTCAGCGAACACAAATAAAACGGATGACGAGAGGCATACACACCTAGTGAGAACGCGTATCAACATGATCAGGGAAAAGAACGAAAAGCGGATGGCAGAACTAGGTGACGCATACAGATCACCTTACTGCAACAGGGTAACCGACTTATATGAGCCACTTTTGGGACGTGACCAAACAATCATCTGTTATCTCTTAGCTCCGGTGGGAGATATTGG GACATTGATATACAAGTCTGACAGTGGAGTCGAAACGctaaaaatcatatttgaaaCCTTCCACCCATCGCAATACATATCATATGGTGGAATGGACGCATTTGTAGATGTTTTAAACTTTGAAGAGAAAAAAAGGGACAAAAAATCTTCACCCTACAGGCTGTTCTTGCCAACTACAATATTG CAAGACGAAATGTTTGAGCCAAAAATCACAGATAGTGATCGATTGAAAGTATTCGGACCAAGCGTAGACGATATATTGT CGGAGAGTTCTAATACTATACCTAAAAGGCAAAATTGGACAAAAAGAGTGGATAACAAAGTTGGAAAAGGCAAAAATAATTCGAAAGGAAATGGATTGGAGAACTCTTCAAAACGGTTGTGA